The proteins below come from a single Garra rufa chromosome 3, GarRuf1.0, whole genome shotgun sequence genomic window:
- the kcnk7 gene encoding potassium channel, subfamily K, member 7, translating into MAIFADKALTFLRVHAFTFMMIAYGLFIVVGAVVLMILEQPEENLLVKEVRGLKARFLADNPCVEESSLDRLLTNVLSASKRGVATLQSHSDECNFDFTSSLFFAITFLTTTGYGTTVPLSDEGRVFCVVYCLVGIPLTLLLLSSLTHALLPWVTHTPIHNLQVFWGLSRNHAALLHCSVLAFCTATLFFLLPAGALCLLENDWNYLESLYFCFISLSTTGLVDYLPGRTQSRAARQGLELATSCYLMLGLIALLVVMESFWELQQVQAVMHFFAGPRQGELKGVGLDELVLSGDMAGAEEEPHYSLPISTISPAFSDSPATPTIELPPIFGLTPIATTKENIPPSLKPNPNPDLCQSTSAT; encoded by the exons ATGGCTATTTTTGCTGATAAAGCTCTGACTTTTCTACGTGTTCACGCGTTCACATTTATGATGATAGCGTATGGCCTCTTCATCGTCGTCGGTGCTGTTGTTTTGATGATACTGGAGCAACCTGAGGAGAATTTGCTCGTTAAAGAGGTCCGTGGACTAAAAGCTCGCTTTTTAGCAGATAACCCGTGTGTTGAGGAGAGCAGTTTGGATCGTTTGTTAACGAACGTGCTTTCTGCGAGTAAACGCGGCGTGGCCACACTGCAGTCCCACAGTGATGAATGCAACTTCGACTTTACGTCGTCGCTGTTTTTCGCCATTACCTTCCTCACGACCACAG GTTATGGCACCACTGTGCCCCTTTCGGATGAGGGCCGTGTGTTCTGTGTTGTTTACTGCCTTGTGGGCATCCCCCTCACCCTGCTGCTGCTGTCCAGCCTCACTCATGCCCTCCTGCCCTGGGTAACACACACCCCTATTCACAACCTTCAAGTCTTCTGGGGACTGTCTCGAAACCATGCAGCACTACTGCACTGCAGTGTTCTGGCCTTTTGCACAGCGACATTGTTCTTTCTTCTACCTGCTGGTGCCCTCTGCCTGCTGGAGAACGACTGGAATTACCTAGAGTCGCTGTATTTCTGTTTTATCTCACTTAGCACGACAGGACTTGTTGACTACCTGCCCGGGAGGACGCAAAGCCGAGCGGCACGTCAGGGGCTGGAGTTAGCGACCTCCT GTTATTTGATGCTTGGACTGATTGCCTTGCTTGTCGTTATGGAAAGCTTCTGGGAACTGCAGCAGGTTCAAGCCGTTATGCACTTTTTTGCTGGACCGCGGCAGGGTGAGCTGAAGGGGGTGGGTTTGGATGAGCTTGTGCTCAGTGGAGACATGGCAGGTGCGGAGGAGGAACCTCATTACAGCCTTCCTATATCCACCATCTCTCCTGCTTTCTCAGACTCACCTGCCACTCCAACAATAGAGCTGCCACCAATCTTTGGCCTGACACCCATAGCGACCACCAAAGAAAATATTCCACCTTCACTAAAACCAAACCCCAATCCAGATCTGTGTCAGTCCACTTCTGCTACATAA
- the taf6l gene encoding TAF6-like RNA polymerase II p300/CBP-associated factor-associated factor 65 kDa subunit 6L: protein MTEREERRFAEVPRESIKLMAESTGVELSEEVAALLAEDVCYRLREATQNSSQFMRHAKRRKLSVEDFNRALRWSNTETVCGYGAQDALPFRPLKEGELFFVEDREINLVELALATNIPKGCAETMVRVHVSYLDGKGNLEPQGTVPTAVQSLSEDLLKYYQQITRAILGEDPHLMKVALLDLQSNSKIAVLLPYFVYVISGVKSVSHDLDQLNRLLHMVKSLVQNPYLYLGSYVRSLVSSVMYCILEPLAASINPLNDHWTLRDYAALLLSHIFWTHGDLVSGLYHQILLSLQKVLSDPVRPLCSHYGAVVGLHALGWKAVERVLYPHLPAYWANLQAVLDDYSVSNAQVKADGHKVYGAILVAVERLLKMKALSLTLAAEGGGAGQPGTAAGAVGIRENSPGLSPPPEPLSEPPLGIASHLQAGGAGCPWEEWTPVSLPAMYCELYSFFGDSLAVRFSTDPPLGGAQPPSSCQPLEGRKEPASGAPNLENTRKMPQLTASMNISPRQDGSPRTEPQPPSLAATVPGRSLARSSSSSSSVSRSRSSSSRPGRSTSQSRDIFPKARFPLPQAGPPAFSFIIGGRQMGRRCQGRRFQTSFTPTPPLNTLPPRAYAHKLPVIGRVSKPVRRWTCSHYSLHLPL from the exons ATGACGGAGAGGGAGGAACGGCGCTTCGCCGAGGTGCCCCGGGAATCCATCAAACTAATGGCCGAGAGCACCGGAGTGGAGCTCAGCGAGGAGGTGGCAGCTCTTCTGGCGGAGGATGTGTGCTACCGCCTCAGAGAGGCAACACAG AACAGCTCACAGTTCATGAGACATGCAAAGAGAAGGAAGCTGAGCGTGGAAGACTTTAATAGAGCTCTACGGTGGAGCAATACTGAG ACTGTTTGCGGTTATGGTGCGCAAGATGCCTTACCATTCCGTCCGTTAAAAGAAGGAGAGCTTTTCTTTGTAGAGGATCGGGAGATAAATCTGGTGGAGTTGGCACTTGCTACTAACATTCCCAAAGGCTGCGCAGAGACGATGGTTCGAG TGCACGTATCATATCTTGATGGAAAAGGAAATTTGGAACCTCAAGGCACAG TGCCCACTGCTGTTCAGTCTCTATCAGAGGATCTGCTGAAGTATTACCAACAAATAACGCGAGCCATTTTAGGAGAGGACCCACATCTCATGAAG GTGGCTTTGTTAGACCTCCAGTCCAATTCAAAGATTGCTGTGCTCCTGCCTTACTTTGTTTACGTCATCAGTGGG GTAAAGTCAGTAAGTCATGATCTGGACCAGTTAAACAGGCTCCTACACATGGTGAAGAGTTTGGTGCAAAACCCATACCTGTACTTGGGCTCATATGTGCGCAGTCTGGTGTCTAGTGTCATGTACTGCATCCTGGAGCCTCTGGCTGCTTCCATCAACCCCCTCAATGACCACTGGACCCTGAGAGACTATGCAGCTCTTCTGCTCAGCCACATCTTCTG GACACATGGGGATCTTGTGAGTGGGCTGTACCATCAGATCCTTCTGTCTCTGCAGAAAGTTCTTTCCGATCCGGTTAGACCTCTCTGTTCCCACTATGGAGCTGTAGTGGGTCTGCATGCTCTCGGCTGGAAG GCTGTTGAACGTGTGTTGTATCCTCACCTCCCTGCCTACTGGGCGAATCTACAAGCTGTGTTAGATGATTACTCTGTGTCCAACGCTCAGGTGAAAGCAGATGGCCACAAAGTCTATGGAGCCATTCTG GTGGCAGTAGAGCGTTTGCTGAAGATGAAGGCACTCAGTTTGACCTTGGCAGCAGAAGGAGGTGGTGCTGGTCAACCAGGCACTGCCGCAGGGGCTGTCGGCATTAGAGAAAACTCGCCTGGCCTCAGCCCGCCTCCCGAACCTCTGTCTGAACCCCCTCTTGGGATAGCGAGCCATCTCCAAGCAGGTGGGGCCGGCTGTCCATGGGAAGAATGGACTCCTGTATCTCTTCCTGCCATGTATTGTGAACTCTACTCCTTTTTTGGAGACAGTCTGGCTGTACGTTTCAGCACTGATCCACCACTAGGTGGCGCCCAACCTCCAAGTTCCTGCCAACCGCTAGAGGGCAGGAAAGAGCCAGCGAGTGGTGCCCCCAATCTTGAGAATACACGAAAAATGCCCCAGCTAACTGCTAGTATGAATATAAGCCCACGACAAGATGGAAGTCCTCGTACGGAACCACAACCACCCAGTCTGGCTGCCACCGTCCCGGGGAG ATCTCTTGCCCGctcttcctcctcctcatctTCAGTCTCACGTTCCAGGTCATCTTCATCACGTCCTGGACGTTCCACCAGCCAATCCCGAGACATTTTCCCCAAAGCCCGCTTCCCGCTGCCTCAGGCTGGACCTCCTGCTTTCTCTTTCATCATTGGCGGGCGGCAGATGGGGCGACGCTGTCAGGGACGACGCTTCCAGACGAGCTTTACTCCAACTCCACCTCTTAATACCCTCCCGCCTCGTGCTTACGCCCACAAGCTACCGGTCATAGGGAGAGTCAGCAAACCTGTGCGCCGCTGGACGTGTTCCCATTACTCGCTTCACCTGCCGCTTTAA
- the cth1 gene encoding LOW QUALITY PROTEIN: cysteine three histidine 1 (The sequence of the model RefSeq protein was modified relative to this genomic sequence to represent the inferred CDS: substituted 1 base at 1 genomic stop codon): MFETSQDDLFLFPTEGQNEAFFPEEGLGSRRLSLAEALLPLVESPSPPMTQWLCSTRYKTELCSRYAETGTCKYAERCQFAHGLHDLHVPSRHPKYKTELCRTYHTAGYCVYGTRCLFVHNLKEQRPVRPWRKNVPCRTYRAFGVCPFGTRCHFLHVEGGSESDGGEEERPWQPTSQSQEWKPRGALCRTFSAFGFCLYGTRCRFQHGLPNTIKGLNSNHTSWPHQMTNGGSLSPASDMCASPSPPSSSPPSALASPVYPDGSGPVTPPSVEAVANNAFTFSSQHLNDLLLPLALRLQQLENAANAGPHDLDKPLLSXSLWQDDPRS, encoded by the exons ATGTTTGAG ACCAGTCAAGATGACCTCTTCCTGTTCCCCACCGAAGGCCAGAATGAGGCCTTCTTCCCTGAAGAGGGTTTAGGCAGTAGAAGATTGTCTCTTGCCGAGGCCTTGCTTCCCCTAGTTGAGTCTCCGTCTCCCCCAATGACGCAATGGCTCTGCTCGACCCGCTACAAGACGGAACTGTGCAGCCGTTATGCTGAGACGGGTACCTGCAAGTATGCCGAACGCTGCCAGTTCGCCCACGGCCTCCACGATCTCCACGTACCCTCCCGTCACCCCAAGTACAAAACCGAGCTGTGTCGTACCTACCACACCGCCGGCTACTGTGTTTATGGCACACGTTGTCTCTTCGTGCACAACCTTAAAGAACAGAGGCCTGTCCGTCCGTGGCGCAAGAACGTGCCATGCCGTACCTATCGCGCATTTGGGGTCTGCCCCTTCGGTACCAGATGCCACTTCCTGCACGTTGAGGGCGGCTCTGAGTCAGACGGTGGAGAGGAAGAGCGACCCTGGCAACCTACGTCACAGTCCCAAGAGTGGAAGCCTCGTGGTGCCCTCTGTCGCACCTTCAGCGCTTTCGGGTTCTGTCTCTATGGCACCCGTTGTCGGTTCCAACATGGGCTTCCCAACACGATCAAAGGTCTCAACTCGAACCACACATCCTGGCCTCATCAGATGACCAATGGAGGATCTCTCTCACCCGCCTCTGATATGTGCGCTTCACCGTCTCCACCGTCCTCATCCCCTCCATCTGCTTTGGCTTCGCCGGTGTACCCTGACGGTTCTGGTCCGGTCACTCCACCGTCAGTTGAAGCGGTGGCCAACAATGCTTTTACCTTCAGCAGCCAACATCTGAATGACCTCCTGCTCCCTCTGGCCCTTCGGCTCCAGCAGTTGGAGAACGCTGCCAATGCTGGGCCACATGATCTGGATAAGCCACTGTTGTCGTGAAGTCTGTGGCAGGATGATCCCAGAAGCTAA
- the mta2 gene encoding metastasis-associated protein MTA2, giving the protein MAANMYRVGDYVYFENSSSNPYLIRRIEELNKTANGNVEAKVVCLFRRRDISANLNTLADSNARDFEEESKQPSTSEQQKHQLKHRELFLSRQFESLPATHIRGKCNVTLLNETDVLTGYLEREDCFFYSLVFDPVQKTLLADQGEIRVGSKYQAEIPDKLAEVDLDSRVQEKLETKVWDPNNQLKDPQIDQFLVVARAVGTFARALDCSSSIRQPSLHMSAAAASRDITLFHAMDTLQKNGYDLAKAMSTLVPQGGPVLCRDEMEEWSASEAMLFEEALEKYGKDFNDIRQDFLPWKSLASVVQFYYMWKTTDRYIQQKRLKAAEADSNLNLVFSFSTKPNPNQIGAPGSKPGMNGATGYQKGLSCESCHTAQSQQWYSWGPPNMQCRLCSSCWIYWKKYGGLKTPTQLEGATRTGTDAPPRGHMTRQEVQGMSPFTSSAGRAKLLAKNRQTFILQTTKLTRIARRVCQDILQSRRAARRPYASINANAVKAECMIRLPKAAKSAMKNRTIPRPSLINIVKELAIQAPLKLKAPRGAPTPINRNQVNQPRSASALLGKRPFDNQAGGHSLSTNGRPFAMGMRAANQSVIKRQKVSQGDAPNPVVFVATKDTRALRKHLTQGEMRRAARKPHLPVRIKLPVPARPLPVPIIPSSTSEPIVLED; this is encoded by the exons GAGACTTTGAAGAGGAGTCCAAGCAGCCTTCAACGTCAGAACAGCAGAAACACCAGCTCAAGCACAGAGAACTGTTCCTGTCTCGACAGTTTGAGTCTCTCCCAGCCACACACATACG AGGAAAATGCAATGTCACACTTTTGAACGAGACTGATGTTTTAACTGGCTATCTAGAGAGAGAG GACTGTTTCTTCTACTCTCTGGTGTTTGACCCAGTTCAGAAGACCCTGCTGGCTGACCAGGGTGAGATCAGAGTGGGATCCAAGTACCAGGCAGAGATCCCTGACAAACTGGCTGAAG TTGATTTAGACAGTCGAGTGCAGGAGAAGCTTGAGACAAAGGTGTGGGATCCTAATAACCAGCTGAAGGATCCTCAGATAGACCAGTTCCTGGTGGTGGCACG GGCTGTTGGTACATTTGCACGTGCACTAGACTGCAGCAGTTCAATCCGCCAGCCCAGTCTGCACATGAGCGCAGCGGCAGCATCAAGAGACATCACACTG TTCCACGCCATGGACACTCTGCAGAAGAACGGCTATGATCTCGCCAAGGCCATGTCGACGCTGGTGCCGCAGGGTGGCCCGGTGTTATGCAGGGACGAGATGGAAGAGTGGAGCGCCTCAGAAGCCATGCTGTTCGAAGAGGCTCTGGAGAAATACGGCAAAGACTTCAATGACATTCGCCAAGACTTT TTGCCCTGGAAGTCATTAGCTAGTGTGGTCCAGTTCTACTACATGTGGAAGACTACTGATCGTTACATCCAGCAG AAAAGACTGAAGGCAGCAGAGGCTGACAGC AATCTAAATTTAGTTTTCTCCTTCAGCACCAAACCTAACCCCAACCAGATCGGCGCACCTGGAAGTAAACCTGGCATGAATGGTGCCACTGGCTACCAGAAAGGCCTCAGTTGTGAAAGCTGCCACA CTGCCCAATCTCAGCAGTGGTACTCATGGGGCCCTCCCAACATGCAGTGCCGACTATGTTCATCCTGTTGGATTTACTGGAAGAAGTATGGTGGTCTTAAGACCCCGACTCAACTAGAAGGCGCCACAAGAACTGGCACA GATGCACCTCCACGTGGTCACATGACCCGCCAGGAGGTACAAGGCATGTCCCCGTTTACCAGCAGCGCAGGGAGAGCTAAACTTCTGGCTAAAAATCGGCAGACTTTTATCCTGCAGACCACTAAACTCACTCGAATCGCCCGTCGGGTGTGTCAGGACATTTTGCAGTCCCGTCGAGCAGCCCGCCGCCCCTACGCTTCCATTAACGCCAATGCTGTCAAAGCAGAGT GTATGATAAGGCTTCCTAAGGCAGCAAAGAGTGCTATGAAGAACCGGACTATTCCTCGACCGTCCCTCATCAATATAGTTAAAGAATTGG CTATTCAAGCTCCTTTGAAACTCAAAGCCCCTCGAGGTGCTCCAACCCCTATCAACCGCAACCAGGTTAACCAGCCTCGGAGCGCATCCGCTTTACTGGGCAAGAGGCCCTTTGACAAC CAGGCTGGAGGTCATTCTTTATCCACCAATGGAAGACCATTCGCAATGGGAATGAGAGCAGCCAACCAGTCAGTCATTAAGAGGCAGAAGGTCAGCCAAGGAGATGCTCCGAATCCAGTGGTGTTTGTGGCTACAAAAGACACCAG AGCCCTGAGGAAACACCTCACCCAGGGGGAGATGAGGCGGGCAGCCAGAAAACCACACCTCCCAGTCAGAATCAAACTTCCCGTGCCAGCCCGGCCCCTTCCAGTACCCATCATCCCCTCCAGCACCAGCGAGCCAATCGTGTTGGAGGATTAA